The Avibacterium sp. 20-132 genome segment TTTTCATAGGGCATCCTTATTTTGAGTGGAAGAGAAAATAGCTCAAACCAGATGATATTTTCACTCCGTAATGAAGTAAATCAATAACATTTTACTTCGTGATGCTCTTCACAGAATCATCTTTACTTTCGATTAAAAATGAGAGATCTCTCGCATTTCTATAAAGCGAGAATTTCTCAAAGAGCATTAGAGCCTGTATTTAAAACGTGATAATATGCCAACTAACAATCAAATGATGTTGGCTGTAACCTGAAAAACAAAAATAGAAAGGAACACAATTTGTCCAATCCAATAAACGAAATAAGTGAAACTTTTACCCTTGAACCGCAAGATAATGCCCGTTTACAGGCACTGTGTGGGACATTTGATGAAAATATCCAGTTAATTGAAAAAGAATTTTTCTTAGATATTGCACGGCGTAATTTTACTTTTACGCTAAAATCGAAAGATTCTCACCCTAAATCTCACCACGCTAAATTATTAGATAAAGTAGCGACATTGATCCAAGCCTTGTATTTGGAAACCGCTCCAGTACGTGGCGTAGTGAAAGAAATTGATTTGTCTGATGTGCATTTAGCTATTCAGGAAAATCGAATATTATTACAAGAAGATACGGAGCTAGCAGAGCAGAATGCGGTGCCAAAAGTGTATCAAACCACCATTAAAACAAAACGTGGTTTGATTAAACCGCGTGGCGCAAATCAAATTCAGTATTTGCATAATATTTTACGTTACGACATTAGCTTTGGGATTGGGCCTGCTGGAACCGGAAAAACATTCTTAGCTGTCGCAGCGGCGGTAGAAGCCTTAGAACGACAAGAAGTTCGCCGTATTTTGCTCACTCGTCCAGCAGTGGAAGCTGGGGAAAAATTGGGGTTTTTACCCGGCGATTTAGGGCAAAAAATTGAGCCATATTTACGACCGCTCTATGATGCCTTGTTTGAGATGTTAGGCTTTGAAAAAGTACAAAAGTTAATGGAACGCAATGTCATTGAAATTGCACCGCTTGCCTATATGCGTGGACGTACGCTAAATGATAGTTTTATTATTTTAGACGAAAGCCAAAACACCACAACAGAGCAGATGAAAATGTTTTTAACCCGTATTGGGTTTAATTCTAAAGCGGTAATTACGGGCGATATTACGCAAATTGATTTGCCACGTAGCCAAAAATCAGGCTTACGCCACGCCATTGAAGTGCTAGAAAATGTGCCGGAATTGAGCTTTAATTATTTTGATAGTAAAGATATTGTGCGTCATCCAGTGGTCGCTAAAGTGGTACAGGCGTATGATAAATGGGACGAACAAGAAGAAATTCGCCGCCAAGAACGCACCTTACAGCGTCAGCAAGAACAATCCAAACAACAAGCTTTAGAACGAGAAGAAACAGAATGAAAGATGTGATCGTTGATTTACAAATTGCCTCACAAGAGCTAGAAAATTTGCCGACAGAACAGCAATTTCAACAATGGGCAACGGCGGCAGTACAAGCAGAAAACCTACAACCAGAGATCACCATTCGTGTGGTGGACGAAGCCGAAAGCCAAATGTTAAACGCTACTTATCGTGGCAAAGATTATCCCACTAACGTGCTTTCTTTTCCTTTTGAATGTCCTGAAGAAGTGGAATTGCCATTGCTCGGCGATTTAGTGATTTGCCGTCAAGTGGTGGAACGTGAAGCCAAAGAACAGGACAAACCTTTAATGGCTCACTGGGCGCATATGGTGGTTCACGGTTGTTTGCATTTACTTGGTTATGATCATATTGAAGATGATGAGGCAGAAGAAATGGAAAGCCTTGAAACGGAAATAATGCAAGAATTGGGCTTTGCCGATCCTTATTTAATGGAAAAAGGCTAGCCTTGCAACCCCGTCAGCTTTGTTTCTTGGTTGGAGAAAATGAGTGGTTACAGGCACAACTTTCTCCGTTATTCTCTTATTTAGAACGCTTTGAAACGCAAAGTGCGGTGCTTTTTTTCGATGAAAATTCTAGCGCACTTTTCGCCATTGAAAAGATTAAGTTAATTCCTTTTAGTAAAGCGAAAAATCAGCTTGGACGTGAACATTCGCTGATTATTTATGATGCTAGACAAAGCCTAAATTTGGATACGCTTGCGATTGCAGCTGGCACCCTACAAGCAGACGGACAGCTTTATATATTGTGTCATCATTGGCAACATTTAGCCACCCAAATTGATTTAGATAGCCTACGTTGGAGCGGGGTTCCACAAGGTATTCCCACGCCAAATTTTGTACAATTTATGCAACAAAAAGTGCGAGAGTATGGTTTTCCTGTTTACCAGCAGCACAATAACGCGTTATTTTTACCAGAGCCCTATAAGCCAGTGAGCGAAGTGGTAGAACTGGTTTATTCAGCTACCCAAGATCAACAACATATTTTACAGCGGTTATTGGATCAACCAAAAGAGATCAATGTCATCACCGCCAAACGTGGACGAGGAAAATCGGCATTGGCGGGATTATTTGCTACTCATTTAGACAAGGTTATTCTCACCGCACCGAATAAAAGTGCGGTGCAAATTTTACAAGATTTTGCCCAGAAGGATTTGCCTTTTATTGCCCCAGATGATCTCGCTCAGCAAGTACAACAAAATCCAGATAAATTTACCCAATATTGGCTGATTATTGATGAAGCCGCAATGATCCCTCTGCCGTTATTAATGCAGCTAACCTCTCATTTTCACGCGATTTTATGCACGACGACAATCCAAAGCTATGAAGGAACAGGACGTGGTTTTTTGTTTAAATTTATGCAAAAAAATCACCGCACTTTGCAACATTTTGAGCTAA includes the following:
- a CDS encoding PhoH family protein; amino-acid sequence: MNEISETFTLEPQDNARLQALCGTFDENIQLIEKEFFLDIARRNFTFTLKSKDSHPKSHHAKLLDKVATLIQALYLETAPVRGVVKEIDLSDVHLAIQENRILLQEDTELAEQNAVPKVYQTTIKTKRGLIKPRGANQIQYLHNILRYDISFGIGPAGTGKTFLAVAAAVEALERQEVRRILLTRPAVEAGEKLGFLPGDLGQKIEPYLRPLYDALFEMLGFEKVQKLMERNVIEIAPLAYMRGRTLNDSFIILDESQNTTTEQMKMFLTRIGFNSKAVITGDITQIDLPRSQKSGLRHAIEVLENVPELSFNYFDSKDIVRHPVVAKVVQAYDKWDEQEEIRRQERTLQRQQEQSKQQALEREETE
- the ybeY gene encoding rRNA maturation RNase YbeY, producing MKDVIVDLQIASQELENLPTEQQFQQWATAAVQAENLQPEITIRVVDEAESQMLNATYRGKDYPTNVLSFPFECPEEVELPLLGDLVICRQVVEREAKEQDKPLMAHWAHMVVHGCLHLLGYDHIEDDEAEEMESLETEIMQELGFADPYLMEKG